Genomic segment of Caproiciproducens sp. NJN-50:
ACTGTAATACCAACCTTGAGCGTTATCCGCAGAATATTGGAATATTACTGCATCCAGCTTTGCGGGTACGATGGTAACGAGCTTCGTGATACCGTCCTCAAGGAAAACCTCCCCCGCTTGGTGGACAACCCCGAGGATGAAAAGGCCGACCGATCAAGATATCACCTCGCCGATTCCATGCTTGCGTATTTGAGCACCCAGTCCCTCGGTTATAATGACGGAATGCACTTCGTGGAAATCGCCGGTGATGCGCAACAGTGCAAAGATGTATTCAAGCTGCTCTTTGAATGCCTCGGTCAAGATCAGCATTACAGGAAAATGATGGATGAGGAGCGATGCTGTACATAAAAGAGAGGATAAAATTTATGGCTATTTTTTATAAATTTACATATTGGGGAGGAAACCGCTAAAATGTCTCTCGATATTTTGATGTAATGGATTTTCGCGTTTTCTCTGGAATGATGGGAGATATCTCTCGGCTGAAGCCAAGAGGACGGGGCGCAGCCGCTTTTGCATTCCGTTCAACCGTCAGGAACTTGCAGACTATCTTTCTCCGTCGAGCGCAGCGCTAACACAAAAAAGAAAAGGTCAAATCGTGTATATCGATGACTCAGTTGCAAAGACCTTCTGGACCCGCTTATCAAACAGGACATTTTCCGAGTGTCTTATCACAAGACCATATACAACACCGTCAAATCAAAGATTTGCATAACTAAGCTATAACTCATATTGCCCAAAGAAAATCAAAAAAAGTGGAAGCGCAAAAGCCGCAAGGCCAATAATTGCCGAACCTATTGCCGCAAGCCGATTCTTTTTTACCCAGTTATATTTAGCGAAACTTAACAGATAAATCAATTCGGCAAACAGAAGCACAACTATAATATACTTCATCTAATTCACTCCTATCGGATCTTTTATAGGGTAGCTTTTTATTTGCGTTCCAGTCCTACGGATAGCAAAGTTGACATCGACAATCACTTCAGCTTCTTTAAAATGTCTGTTCCAATCATAGCTTTCAAATGCATCAATGGTTAAAAAGTTTTTCGCGGCATAGTCACCAAAATGAAAAACATCAGTATTTAAACCCTGGCATTTTTTTATAAGCATTGTGATTCCTTCTTCTACGCTTTTCTTAAAGGTCTCTTCCAATAGTGACTGAAGTTCTGGTTGTTCGTAATTTATCATGCTCTGTACGGCAAGTAAATCCGCATCCAGTTGAACCTTGAGCCGAATAACAGGCTTTTTATCTTTAATATCTATATCAATTTGGGGCTTTTTAGAGACTCTAACATCCAAAGGTATAATCAGTTCGGGTTTTTGGGGGTCTTGCATTGTAAAGGAGCCTTGCTTGAACTCGCCTCGTATCATGAGCAAAAACCGGGTCTCATCCCCGTTCAGTTCACCCACCATCTTATCGCCGTTAAATAATGCAGTACCCCATACCTCAATTTTATTTTGGCCGGTTCGCGGAAGCTGGCCTGCAAAATAGTCTCCTCCTGTTTTAAATTTTGTCCCCCAAGGTTCACCGTTCTCAGCAAAACTTTTTGAATCATTTACCGAGGCCATAGCTGCAATGGCCTGACCGCAGGGGGACTTGAGAGCTTCATAGAAGTTCTCAAGTGTAATGTTTGGGAAATAACCGATATTTTCACTTGTATGTGCAAGCACTTGAAAACTTTTTGATATAGTCGTCCCAATCACAGGCTTATTCTCCTTTATAAAATCTATTGCGTTCCCCTTCACAACAAATACACGGGCGCTTCTGCGTATCTCACGGAATCTGCTTAAGGGCGCTATATATTCCCCGATCAGCCCTTCTTTAGCCAACTCTTCAGAAAACACAATGATCTGCGCATGTGAGAAATTAAGCTTTCTTGGCAAGGAGGCATTTAACATGTCGATGCCTGTAAAAAACGAAGGCGCGTCAATAGAAGCATAACTGTGTCCGCTCTGCTCATCTCCGCCGCTGCCGGATTGTGACTGCCCGCCGCCGCCACTGCCGGATTGTGTCTGTCCTCCGCCTTCTTTCATGGTGGGAAACTGTATCGTTAATCGCCATTTGTCGGATATCCCCTTATCTACTCCTATGGAAACAACATACAGCATATCGTCCATTTCGTGAGCATCATAGCAAGCTGTTAAACTTAGCAGAAAAGTGCCTAAAATCAATATGATGATTACTTTACGCATTCAAATTGCCTCCTTTTTTCCTGATCAATGCTGCAATCAAGGCTATCAAGGGCAATACAAATAGCGGCAATGAACCAAAATTTCTTATCAGCACAACGTACCCCAAAATTATGGATATGATATCCTTGTGCATTAAAGCGGTTGCATAAAGGATAGTACAACTGCCGATTATGATTGGCTTTTTGTCCTGTATTCTAAATGTTTTACAGAATATCCATATGAATGAATAGAAAACCAAGGTTGCCGATATAAAACTACCGATAATCCATACATACAAAAATAATGGCTCAACTCTCTGCACAAACCTTCCATAATCAATAAGTGTTGACATCGCATACATAGGCGCGGTTATTTCTTGGACTACGTAATACGGAAAAGTCAATGAATAAGAAAGAACCGATACAGAAATAATCGCAGCAGACAGCAAAATACCGGTTATGCCCTCTTTTTTTATAAACTTAACACCCTGAAAGGATTTAGCAAATATCGCGAGTATAATCACTTCACCGTAAACAGAACTTCTTACAATACCTTGAAAAGCAATTTTATCTAATCCATATCCAAAGATGGGGAACAAGTTATTAATATTATAATTCTGTATACCCAGAAGCAGTACGACTAAAAAACCGGCTAACAAGGCATATATTAAAAGCTTTGAAAGCCTTGCAATACTCTCTAAGCCCAACAAAGAAAGAGTAAAAATGCAGGCAATAAAAATACCGATAATGAGCCAGTTGGGACTTAGAGGAATAACGTAAACCTTAAGAAATTCCGATAATTCATTTACTCTGGTAACAGAAATAAAAAGCATGTATATTCCTAATATACCCGAAAAGATAAATCCAACAACTCGTCCTAAGGCTATATCAAATATTTCCACGATGTCTTTGCCCGGGAAACGCTTCAATAGTAAATAAATAAAGCAGAAACCTGCAAGAGCAACTGCAGCTGAAATTAAGGTAGTATACCAGCCTGCGTTGCCTATAAGTCCTGCAATTATTGCCGGGCTTGAGAAAAAAACTTTAGAAGTTATTGTTACCGTGATAAGGCATACGGCTTCCTGAGCACCGAATTTCCCCTCTTTAATCATTTGCCGTTACCTCTGTTAGCTTGCTGTATCCAACCCCGCACTGTGCCGCTCGTTCTTTTTCTGTTGTTTGTATTAAGAAAGTCCGGTCTTTCTTTGAGCGTCCAAGGAGGTGCCATGATACCAATATCATGATTTGCTTTCGTTTTAGGTGCAACAGGACTGAAGTATGGCACACCAAAGGATTTCATGGAGCAGGCAAGGCCGCCAAAAATGATAATACCCGCCGCAATACCGTAAAAGCCTGCAATCGCACCAAAGAAAATAAATATAAACCTCATTATCCTGACCCCAAATGCTATGCTATAATTAGGAATTGCAAAGCTGCACAATCCGGTAATTGAGACAACCATAATTAATATAGGGCTCACAATACCTGCGGCAACAGCCGCCGAACCCAGGATAATAGCGCCGATAATGCCTAAGGTTTGGCCAATAGCCCCAGGTAACCGTACACCTGCTTCCCGCATAAGCTCGAAGAATAACTCCATGACCAGAAGTTCCAATATTGTAGGGATGGGGATATTTTCTCTTGCCTTCGAAAGTGAAAATAGAAGTTCGGTGGGAATCATCTCCTGATGATATAAAGTAAGGGCAATAAAAAGCCCGGGTAAAAATGTTGCCAAAAAGGCGGCAACCATTCTAATAAGCCTCAAAAATGTACCAAATTGCCAACGAAGGGTTGTATCCTCAGAGGTGTGGAAAAAACGAAAAAATGTTATCGGGGCTATACTTGCATATGGTGAGCCATCACAGATAATGGCGACCTTTCCATCTATTAAAAAGGATGCCGTTTTATCGGGTCGCTCGGTGCTTAATATTTGAGGAAACAGAGAAAAGGGGTGATCCTCAATCAACTGGTCTAATCCACCATCCCCCGCTATAAAATCAATATCAATGCTGCTGATCCTTCTCTTTACTTCCTGCACAATTTTGGGATTGGTGATACCCTTAATATGCATAATCGCGCAGGTTGTATTTTCTGCCTTTCCAATAGGCATCATCTCGGTAACAAGGTCTTTATTTTTAATGATTTTACGCACTAATGTCAAATTGGTGCGCAGATTCTCAGTAAATGCCTCTTGGGGCCCCTTGATTACCGATTCATCTAACGGCGTGGAAACACTTCTTTTTTCATATCCGCGGCTTTCGATGAGAACACATTCTTGATTACCTTCAACAAAAAGTGCGGTAAGGCCGTTTAGTATCTGCTTGATAATTTCCTCATAATCTGTCTGCCTAATAACCTGATTAATTGCAAGAAGATTATCTGTGATATAATCAACACTTATTTTCGTGTTTTTGTTGTTTTTTTGCTCTGCCATCAATTGACGCAGAATATAATCGTTTATGGTGTTCTTATCGACCATACCATCAACATAAACGATAAAAGCATTAATTTTCTGCATGATTTTAAATTCTCTGATGACAATATCCTGATTGGTGGGGACATGAAATTCCTGCTTAACCTTTTGCATGTTATTCTTTAATTCTTTGCATATATGATTGACATCATCTTTATTTTGGTCCGATTTCACGTCGGTTGTTACTTTTGAACGATCCTTCGGTTCTCCAGTTTTTATTAGTCCTCTAATTAGCTTCTTAAACTGTTTAGGAGGAGACCCGGCGCTATCTTTCTCATCGCTATTACAGTTAGAATCGGTTGCCTCCGGTGTTTCAGCAGGCTTGCTTATCTCCATATCCTCTTTTTCGTCTTCAAGCAATTCAAACCTTTGGTTATTTTTTGGTTCTTTATATATGATAATATTTTTAACAGCGAAAAGAAGATTCATCTACTCACAACCTTTGCACTTTTGGTTTATTTTACCCTGGATCGTCATTATCATACTGAAAAAGGCGCCAATCCTTTTTATCATTTTAGGCTATCCCGTTAACTCCGCAGCGCCAAATTCCTGAAAAAATGACAGTTCCCATGCCTGACTATGAGTCAGAAACGATGGGAAAGGTGGAGAGGCTATAGACGGAACTTCCCATTAAGTTGCTGAAAAGCCCCGTCTACACCATACTATTTATATTTTTCTTACTCTCCGGCTACCATCAGCGCTTTGACCCTTCGCGCTTGACGAGTCGCCCGTCGATAAACTCCGTGCCGATAAAGCCTGTTACACCATTAACGGCATATTTCTCATGTAGGGCTTTCAATGCAATACCACCACGCTCGATAAGCCAGTAGAAGCTGAAATCCCCGAACGCGATGGGCTTGCTCTCAGCTTCCATTCCCGGCATATAAAGCGATGTATACACAAGCTTGCCAAGGACGGTATGAAGCTATAGAACGCACAAAGAATACTTTCGGAAACAAGTCCGGTGTGTTTGAAGCCCAGAAGAATAAAGGCAATTTAATTATTTGTAAAGTGGCAAGAAGCTCAAAATGCAATGTTAGCAAAGGATCAGAAATCTCAGATAAAAGCAGAAAAAGCCGCCGTAGATAAGCCTAAGACACCTAAAGATCGTACAATAATTCAGATATCTGATGATATGACCGTCATAAAGGTATTCCATTCGTTAACAGAGGCTGTAAAAGAAACAGGAATAAACTCGATGAGTATTCGAGATGCCTCAAATGGTGTCCAGAAGAACGCAGGTGGATATGTGTTGAAATACGCGGATACTGAGGAAGTCCAAGACGAATTGAATTAGCCGCTACTCACAGTAACGATCAACTGGCGATATTGCTTCCGTTTGTCGAGTGAACACAGTGTTCAAATTCGATTTCTTTCCGTTTGTTGTGTGAACACCCCACCAGTATCCGTTTGTCGAGTGCAAGGCAAAATCAGCTAGTACACTTCGCAAACGGGTATTTTCATTCTCACTCGACAAACGGCAGAAAGCAAAAAAGCCGTCAAAAAGCCTTGAAATCAAGACCTTTTGACGGCGGGTGTGTGCAAAATAAGAACGCTAATGTTGACACTCTTCGTATCAATATTAGCGTTCTTATATGGCGGAGAAAGAGGGATTTGAACCCTCGCGCCGGTTACCCGACCTACTCCCTTAGCAGGGGAGCCCCTTCACCACTTGGGTATTTCTCCTCATATGGTGAAATTAATTGTAATTGATTGGCGGAGAGGAAGAGATTCGAACTCTTGGTCCCTTGCGGGATCACTAGTTTTCAAGACTAGCTCCATAAACCACTCGGACACCTCTCCATAATAGGAATTTATGCCCGTTAAGTGCGAACCTAATCATAACATAACATGGTGCGGGATGTCAAGAAAAACTGAAAAAATACAGGAAACCGCGTCGCTGGAAAGGAATTTCCCGACGCGGTTTCGCTAATTCTTTATTCTTTCTGAAACTTTTGCAGTAAGCTGGTCATATAAACCGCAAAGCTGCATGGCCGGTATGGTGATGATGCTCCATAAGAGTGAAAACGGCACGCATATCTGTCCCATGAAATTCATCGGAAGCTGAGAATAGTCCCAGACGTTC
This window contains:
- a CDS encoding Ger(x)C family spore germination protein, which encodes MRKVIIILILGTFLLSLTACYDAHEMDDMLYVVSIGVDKGISDKWRLTIQFPTMKEGGGQTQSGSGGGGQSQSGSGGDEQSGHSYASIDAPSFFTGIDMLNASLPRKLNFSHAQIIVFSEELAKEGLIGEYIAPLSRFREIRRSARVFVVKGNAIDFIKENKPVIGTTISKSFQVLAHTSENIGYFPNITLENFYEALKSPCGQAIAAMASVNDSKSFAENGEPWGTKFKTGGDYFAGQLPRTGQNKIEVWGTALFNGDKMVGELNGDETRFLLMIRGEFKQGSFTMQDPQKPELIIPLDVRVSKKPQIDIDIKDKKPVIRLKVQLDADLLAVQSMINYEQPELQSLLEETFKKSVEEGITMLIKKCQGLNTDVFHFGDYAAKNFLTIDAFESYDWNRHFKEAEVIVDVNFAIRRTGTQIKSYPIKDPIGVN
- a CDS encoding GerAB/ArcD/ProY family transporter, with the translated sequence MIKEGKFGAQEAVCLITVTITSKVFFSSPAIIAGLIGNAGWYTTLISAAVALAGFCFIYLLLKRFPGKDIVEIFDIALGRVVGFIFSGILGIYMLFISVTRVNELSEFLKVYVIPLSPNWLIIGIFIACIFTLSLLGLESIARLSKLLIYALLAGFLVVLLLGIQNYNINNLFPIFGYGLDKIAFQGIVRSSVYGEVIILAIFAKSFQGVKFIKKEGITGILLSAAIISVSVLSYSLTFPYYVVQEITAPMYAMSTLIDYGRFVQRVEPLFLYVWIIGSFISATLVFYSFIWIFCKTFRIQDKKPIIIGSCTILYATALMHKDIISIILGYVVLIRNFGSLPLFVLPLIALIAALIRKKGGNLNA
- a CDS encoding spore germination protein, which gives rise to MNLLFAVKNIIIYKEPKNNQRFELLEDEKEDMEISKPAETPEATDSNCNSDEKDSAGSPPKQFKKLIRGLIKTGEPKDRSKVTTDVKSDQNKDDVNHICKELKNNMQKVKQEFHVPTNQDIVIREFKIMQKINAFIVYVDGMVDKNTINDYILRQLMAEQKNNKNTKISVDYITDNLLAINQVIRQTDYEEIIKQILNGLTALFVEGNQECVLIESRGYEKRSVSTPLDESVIKGPQEAFTENLRTNLTLVRKIIKNKDLVTEMMPIGKAENTTCAIMHIKGITNPKIVQEVKRRISSIDIDFIAGDGGLDQLIEDHPFSLFPQILSTERPDKTASFLIDGKVAIICDGSPYASIAPITFFRFFHTSEDTTLRWQFGTFLRLIRMVAAFLATFLPGLFIALTLYHQEMIPTELLFSLSKARENIPIPTILELLVMELFFELMREAGVRLPGAIGQTLGIIGAIILGSAAVAAGIVSPILIMVVSITGLCSFAIPNYSIAFGVRIMRFIFIFFGAIAGFYGIAAGIIIFGGLACSMKSFGVPYFSPVAPKTKANHDIGIMAPPWTLKERPDFLNTNNRKRTSGTVRGWIQQANRGNGK